A single Pseudodesulfovibrio aespoeensis Aspo-2 DNA region contains:
- a CDS encoding chorismate mutase, with the protein MIKIRKEDGRGVSGDSRRKSDRRPGRDGAPRNFTKRPPRPESRRDAAGDHIESDEDFADKSVDVAQHRFTDISEIDTQILQLLEKRSFLIRKEGAWRKSRQKSLVDPKLEKLLRGSLDQTASDLGLDAKLARSLFTLLNQFSLADARKKFTGDGYKLAPRVEPVDAAITGPRSFRHTRMMLAMAASSGARAILAPVTMNAPNKDLAKALKQVGAPIHWDDDFIRNDGGSTLGFEGNMVFVGEDSFNFYLLLALALGHAGRCKFTGKPGLQLMDIAALNKVLPSLGARLVPMNPNNPGLPARLECGGVMDKAVTLPGSLDPDFAAALTLAAWSYPGGLTIRGLGPDARERVAEAVEVLTSCGIKAELSGDTVTVSHGIPVIEEEPLLPLSVSLCSMLMALPIMSGGSINIQGTWPASDKAMRIVKELTSLGLRIDMATENLIATKVADMPADAAITLGRDPELRPLALALALKGGAATIQGAPDDTIIELLDRMGAAYEESKDSITLKPGSKTWDGTWFSPDPVWSMGCALAAYAVPGIILENHGEVTSTWPEFWNFYNSLPSGKMKPKPVTEKNDDTRRRIKIR; encoded by the coding sequence ATGATCAAAATCCGCAAGGAAGACGGCAGGGGTGTCTCCGGCGACAGCCGACGCAAGAGCGACAGGCGGCCAGGCCGCGACGGCGCGCCCAGGAATTTCACCAAACGCCCCCCCCGGCCCGAAAGCAGACGCGACGCGGCAGGCGACCACATCGAATCCGACGAGGATTTCGCGGACAAGTCCGTGGATGTAGCCCAGCACCGGTTCACCGACATTTCCGAGATCGACACGCAGATTTTGCAACTGCTTGAAAAGCGCTCCTTCCTCATCCGCAAGGAAGGCGCGTGGCGCAAATCCCGGCAGAAATCCCTGGTCGATCCCAAGCTCGAAAAGCTCCTGCGCGGCTCCCTGGACCAGACGGCCAGTGATCTGGGCCTGGATGCCAAGCTGGCCCGCTCCCTGTTCACGCTGCTCAACCAGTTCTCCCTGGCCGACGCGCGCAAGAAGTTCACCGGCGACGGCTACAAGCTCGCCCCGCGCGTGGAGCCTGTGGATGCGGCCATCACCGGCCCGCGATCCTTCCGCCACACCCGGATGATGCTGGCCATGGCCGCCAGCTCCGGGGCACGCGCCATCCTCGCGCCCGTGACCATGAACGCGCCCAACAAGGACTTGGCCAAGGCGCTCAAGCAGGTGGGCGCGCCCATCCACTGGGACGACGACTTCATCCGCAACGACGGCGGCAGCACCCTCGGCTTTGAGGGAAACATGGTCTTTGTAGGCGAGGATTCCTTCAATTTCTACCTGCTCCTGGCCCTGGCCCTGGGCCACGCCGGGCGGTGCAAGTTCACCGGCAAACCCGGATTGCAGCTCATGGACATCGCGGCCCTGAACAAGGTGCTGCCGAGCCTGGGCGCGCGTCTGGTGCCCATGAATCCCAACAACCCCGGCCTGCCCGCCCGCCTCGAATGCGGCGGCGTCATGGACAAGGCAGTCACCCTGCCCGGCTCGCTCGACCCGGACTTTGCCGCGGCCCTGACCCTGGCCGCCTGGTCGTATCCGGGCGGGCTGACCATCAGGGGGCTCGGCCCGGACGCCCGCGAGCGCGTGGCCGAGGCCGTTGAAGTGCTCACCAGCTGCGGCATCAAGGCCGAGCTGTCCGGCGACACGGTCACGGTCAGCCACGGCATCCCGGTCATCGAGGAGGAGCCGCTGCTCCCCCTGTCCGTGTCCCTGTGCAGCATGCTCATGGCCCTGCCCATCATGTCCGGCGGCTCCATCAACATCCAGGGCACCTGGCCTGCCAGCGACAAGGCCATGCGCATTGTGAAAGAGCTCACAAGCCTGGGCCTGCGCATCGACATGGCCACCGAAAACCTCATTGCCACCAAGGTGGCCGACATGCCCGCCGATGCGGCCATCACCCTGGGCCGCGACCCGGAGCTGCGGCCCCTGGCCCTGGCCCTGGCCCTCAAGGGGGGAGCCGCGACCATACAGGGCGCGCCGGACGACACCATCATCGAGCTGCTCGACCGCATGGGCGCGGCCTATGAGGAGAGCAAGGACAGCATCACGCTCAAGCCCGGCTCCAAGACCTGGGACGGCACCTGGTTCAGCCCGGACCCGGTCTGGTCCATGGGCTGCGCCCTGGCCGCCTACGCCGTACCCGGCATCATCCTTGAAAACCACGGCGAAGTGACCTCCACCTGGCCGGAATTCTGGAACTTCTACAATTCCCTCCCCTCCGGCAAGATGAAACCCAAACCGGTCACGGAGAAGAACGATGACACACGCAGACGAATCAAGATCCGATAA
- a CDS encoding SurA N-terminal domain-containing protein, with the protein MLEIMRENASGWIVKILFGIIIVVFVFAFGMSGLETGQDPILATVNDQIITRAEFEDAFQRAAEGVRTANPDVTPAQLQDPQFKQMVLGELINSRLLLHEAARLGISASDEEVFAAITRQSYFWNQAGAFDRDIYMAALRSIRMTPALFEANFKNEMIAGKVQDMVRKTGVATPEQARQIFDWVGEEVRVDYILSSPAAFAPQVRVDAKEVDEFYASNQDKFMVPEQVRIRYLAFTPKDLAARQEVSDPEIDAYFAANSASMKQEEQVKASHLLIMTSDSDSDEEQAEARKKIDAAYAKAKAGGDFATLARQNSEGPSAAGGGDLGWFGRGDMVPEFEQAAFSTPKGQVSEPVRTQFGWHIIYVEDRKEARELALDEVRKDIAIAIAEEKAAERVTDLLDQAMDRLVSGMTLDAVADELGMLAVTSSPLPEQGLVQNFGLTPEAATVVMDIQKNESHKTPLSINGGYMLVEKVEDIPAAPLPIDEVRDAIEGAITQQKAAALAMTEAQEILAQLTGPDSAEAAARYAARIKTSEPFDRQGNVPALGQSQALAEAAFGSAGKEWLPQPFAMQQGIIVARLSEVIPASEETWAEQKDAWIDQASQNYQLEVLNAYMTGLRQQADIEITRPDLLN; encoded by the coding sequence ATGCTAGAGATAATGCGTGAAAACGCCTCCGGGTGGATCGTCAAGATCCTGTTTGGCATCATCATCGTGGTCTTTGTCTTCGCCTTTGGCATGAGCGGCCTTGAGACGGGTCAGGACCCGATCCTGGCCACGGTCAACGACCAGATCATCACCAGGGCCGAGTTCGAGGACGCCTTCCAGCGCGCCGCCGAAGGGGTGCGCACGGCCAACCCCGACGTGACCCCGGCCCAGTTGCAGGACCCGCAGTTCAAACAGATGGTCCTCGGCGAGTTGATCAACAGCCGGCTACTCCTGCACGAGGCCGCCCGCCTGGGCATCTCCGCCTCGGACGAAGAGGTCTTTGCCGCCATCACCCGCCAGTCCTACTTCTGGAATCAGGCCGGGGCCTTTGACCGCGACATCTACATGGCCGCCCTGCGCTCCATTCGCATGACCCCTGCCCTGTTCGAGGCCAACTTCAAGAACGAGATGATCGCGGGCAAGGTTCAGGACATGGTCCGCAAGACCGGCGTGGCCACCCCGGAGCAGGCCCGCCAGATATTCGACTGGGTCGGCGAGGAGGTCCGCGTGGACTACATCCTCTCCTCCCCTGCCGCCTTCGCGCCGCAAGTGCGTGTGGACGCCAAGGAGGTGGACGAATTCTACGCCAGCAACCAGGACAAGTTCATGGTCCCGGAGCAGGTCCGCATCCGCTACCTCGCCTTCACGCCCAAGGACCTCGCCGCCCGGCAGGAGGTCAGCGACCCGGAGATCGACGCCTACTTTGCGGCCAACTCCGCCAGCATGAAGCAGGAGGAACAGGTCAAGGCCAGTCACCTCCTGATCATGACCAGCGACTCGGATTCCGACGAGGAGCAGGCCGAGGCCCGCAAGAAGATCGACGCGGCCTACGCCAAGGCCAAGGCGGGCGGAGATTTTGCCACCCTGGCCCGCCAGAATTCCGAAGGCCCCAGCGCGGCAGGCGGCGGCGACCTCGGCTGGTTCGGGCGCGGCGACATGGTCCCGGAGTTCGAGCAGGCCGCGTTTTCCACCCCCAAGGGGCAGGTCAGCGAGCCGGTCAGAACCCAGTTCGGCTGGCACATCATTTACGTCGAGGACCGCAAGGAGGCCAGGGAACTTGCCCTTGACGAGGTCAGAAAGGACATCGCCATAGCCATTGCCGAAGAAAAGGCGGCGGAACGGGTCACGGACCTGCTTGATCAGGCCATGGACCGCCTTGTCTCCGGCATGACGCTTGACGCCGTGGCCGACGAGCTGGGCATGCTGGCCGTGACCTCCAGCCCCCTGCCCGAACAGGGGCTGGTCCAGAACTTCGGCCTGACCCCCGAGGCCGCCACGGTGGTCATGGACATCCAGAAGAACGAGTCGCACAAGACCCCGCTCTCCATCAACGGCGGCTACATGCTGGTGGAAAAGGTCGAGGACATCCCGGCTGCGCCGCTGCCCATCGACGAGGTGCGCGACGCCATCGAGGGAGCCATCACCCAGCAAAAGGCCGCGGCCCTGGCCATGACCGAGGCCCAGGAAATCCTGGCCCAGCTGACCGGCCCGGACAGCGCCGAGGCCGCCGCCAGATACGCGGCGCGCATCAAAACCTCCGAGCCCTTTGACCGCCAGGGCAATGTCCCGGCCCTGGGCCAGAGCCAGGCCCTGGCCGAAGCGGCCTTTGGCAGCGCGGGCAAGGAGTGGCTGCCCCAGCCCTTTGCCATGCAGCAAGGGATCATCGTGGCCCGCCTGAGCGAAGTCATCCCGGCTTCCGAGGAGACCTGGGCCGAACAGAAGGACGCCTGGATCGATCAGGCCAGCCAGAACTACCAGCTGGAAGTGCTCAACGCCTACATGACCGGGCTGCGCCAGCAGGCCGACATCGAGATCACCCGGCCCGACCTGCTCAACTAA
- the sat gene encoding sulfate adenylyltransferase, which yields MSKLVAPHGGKGLVCCLLEGAELAAETKKAAGLKKIEISSQEKGDLIMMGIGGFSPLNGFMGKADWKSVCEKITLSDGTFWPIPVMLATEDASIKSGEEIALERNGVVMATMKVTEVFELSKDEKTWECEKVYKGEGADSQGDFMGVATKDHPGVQMVLARKKFCLAGPVKVLSEGDFPTKFPGVYKTPAQLRTEMDAKGWGDVAALQLRNPMHRSHEYLCKIAVEVCDGVVIHSLVGALKPGDIPAEVRVKAIDTLVEHYFVKDNVIQAGYPLDMRYAGPREALLHATFRQNYGMNKLIVGRDHAGVGDFYGMFEAQTIFDKIPYANSACPDPGKALLTKPLKIDWTFYCYKCDGMASLRTCPHAKEDRVILSGTALRKGLSEGAPIPDHFGREEVLDILRAYYAGLTEKVEVKMQKAASGASMK from the coding sequence ATGTCCAAACTCGTAGCACCGCACGGTGGAAAAGGGCTCGTCTGCTGCCTTCTCGAAGGCGCAGAACTCGCTGCTGAAACCAAGAAGGCCGCTGGCCTCAAGAAGATCGAAATCTCCTCCCAGGAGAAGGGCGATCTTATCATGATGGGCATTGGCGGCTTCTCCCCGCTCAATGGCTTCATGGGCAAGGCCGACTGGAAGAGCGTCTGCGAGAAGATCACCCTGTCCGACGGCACTTTCTGGCCCATCCCCGTCATGCTCGCCACCGAGGACGCCTCCATCAAGTCCGGCGAGGAGATCGCCCTTGAGCGCAACGGCGTTGTGATGGCCACCATGAAGGTCACCGAGGTTTTCGAGCTTTCCAAGGATGAAAAGACCTGGGAATGCGAGAAGGTCTACAAGGGCGAAGGCGCTGACAGCCAGGGCGACTTCATGGGCGTTGCCACCAAGGACCACCCGGGCGTGCAGATGGTTCTGGCCCGCAAGAAGTTCTGCCTGGCCGGCCCGGTGAAGGTGCTCTCCGAGGGCGACTTCCCCACCAAGTTCCCCGGTGTCTACAAGACCCCTGCCCAGCTGCGCACCGAGATGGACGCCAAGGGCTGGGGCGACGTGGCCGCCCTGCAGCTCAGGAACCCCATGCACCGCTCCCACGAGTACCTGTGCAAGATCGCCGTGGAAGTCTGCGACGGCGTTGTCATCCACTCCCTGGTGGGTGCCCTCAAGCCCGGCGACATCCCGGCTGAAGTCCGCGTCAAAGCCATCGACACCCTGGTCGAGCACTACTTCGTGAAGGATAACGTGATCCAGGCCGGCTACCCGCTGGACATGCGCTATGCTGGCCCGCGCGAGGCCCTGCTCCACGCCACCTTCCGTCAGAACTACGGCATGAACAAGCTCATCGTCGGTCGTGACCACGCTGGCGTCGGCGACTTCTACGGCATGTTCGAGGCCCAGACCATCTTCGACAAAATTCCCTACGCCAACTCGGCCTGCCCCGATCCTGGCAAGGCTCTGCTCACCAAGCCCCTGAAGATCGACTGGACCTTCTACTGCTACAAATGCGACGGCATGGCCTCCCTGCGCACCTGCCCGCACGCCAAGGAAGACCGCGTCATCCTGTCCGGCACCGCCCTGCGCAAGGGCCTGTCCGAAGGCGCCCCGATTCCTGATCACTTCGGTCGCGAAGAGGTTCTGGACATCCTGCGCGCATACTACGCTGGCCTGACCGAAAAGGTCGAAGTCAAGATGCAGAAAGCCGCCTCCGGCGCTTCCATGAAGTAA
- a CDS encoding aconitate hydratase produces the protein MGKSITHKIIEKHLVSGEMIPGQEVGLRIDQTLTQDATGTMAWLQFEAINIGRVRTDLSVSYVDHNTLQMGFRNPDDHRYLRTVAAKSGAIFSPAGTGICHQLHLENFAKPGATLIGSDSHTPTAGGIGSMAMGAGGLSVALAMAGEPYFIPMPKVVKVHLTGALTGWAQGKDVILHLLGLLTVKGGVGKVFEYAGPGVAALSVPDRATITNMGAELGATTSIFPSDARTRDFLEKMGRSSDFMELVADADAVYDEVIEIDLSRLEPLVAQPHMPDRVCTVKSLAGKAIDQVAIGSCTNSSYSDLKNTAQILAGRRTPPQTDLLISPGSKQVVKLLAHEGLIEPLLDAGARILECTCGPCIGMGGSPVSAGVSVRTFNRNFEGRSGTQDGQVYLASAQTAARLALDGQFTDPATWGDAPERVELPMDVPSIRDLFVFPPNEVGKDAGDGAGSVVILRGPNIVALEEFDALPATIETTVALKVGDNITTDHILPAGAEITALRSNIPAISQYIFSRVDKEFVARITQAGTGVIVGGENYGQGSSREHAALGPRHLGVKAVIVKSLARIHRANLVNFGILPLLLVNPGDYDALAQDAGLTIPASAITPGGTVDIRLASGESVAVTNDLTKKELEIIQSGGLLNAVRKNQA, from the coding sequence ATGGGCAAGAGCATCACCCACAAGATCATTGAGAAGCACCTCGTCTCGGGCGAGATGATCCCCGGCCAGGAGGTCGGGCTGCGCATAGACCAGACCCTGACCCAGGACGCCACCGGCACCATGGCCTGGCTTCAGTTCGAGGCCATCAACATCGGCCGGGTCCGCACCGACCTGTCGGTCAGCTATGTGGACCACAACACCCTGCAGATGGGCTTTCGCAACCCGGACGACCACCGCTATCTGCGCACCGTGGCCGCCAAATCCGGCGCGATCTTTTCCCCGGCTGGCACGGGCATCTGTCACCAGCTGCACCTGGAGAACTTTGCCAAACCGGGCGCCACCCTGATCGGCTCGGACTCGCACACGCCCACGGCGGGCGGCATCGGCTCCATGGCCATGGGCGCTGGCGGCCTGTCCGTGGCCCTGGCCATGGCCGGCGAGCCCTACTTCATCCCCATGCCCAAGGTGGTCAAGGTCCACCTGACCGGCGCGCTGACCGGCTGGGCCCAGGGCAAGGATGTCATCCTCCACCTGCTCGGTCTGCTCACGGTCAAGGGCGGGGTGGGCAAGGTCTTCGAGTACGCCGGGCCGGGCGTGGCCGCCCTGTCCGTACCCGACCGGGCCACCATCACCAACATGGGCGCGGAGCTGGGGGCCACCACCTCCATCTTCCCGTCCGATGCTCGCACCCGCGATTTTCTGGAAAAGATGGGCCGCAGCTCCGACTTCATGGAACTTGTGGCCGATGCGGACGCCGTCTACGACGAAGTCATCGAGATAGACCTCTCCAGGCTTGAGCCCCTGGTGGCCCAACCGCACATGCCCGACCGGGTCTGCACGGTCAAATCCCTGGCGGGCAAGGCCATTGATCAGGTGGCCATCGGCTCCTGCACCAACTCGTCCTACTCGGACCTGAAAAACACCGCCCAGATCCTGGCCGGACGCCGGACCCCGCCCCAGACCGACCTGCTCATCTCGCCCGGCTCCAAGCAGGTGGTGAAACTGCTGGCGCACGAGGGGCTCATCGAGCCGCTGCTCGACGCCGGGGCGCGCATCCTCGAATGCACCTGCGGCCCGTGCATCGGCATGGGCGGCTCGCCGGTCAGCGCGGGCGTGTCCGTGCGCACCTTCAACCGCAACTTCGAGGGCCGCTCCGGCACCCAGGACGGCCAGGTCTACCTCGCCTCTGCCCAGACTGCGGCCCGGCTGGCCCTGGACGGACAGTTCACCGACCCCGCCACCTGGGGCGACGCGCCCGAGCGCGTGGAGCTGCCCATGGACGTGCCCTCCATCCGCGACCTGTTCGTGTTCCCGCCCAATGAGGTCGGAAAAGACGCCGGAGATGGCGCCGGGTCGGTGGTCATCCTGCGCGGCCCCAACATCGTGGCCCTGGAGGAATTCGACGCGCTGCCCGCCACCATCGAGACCACCGTGGCCCTCAAGGTGGGCGACAACATCACCACCGACCACATCCTGCCCGCGGGCGCGGAGATCACGGCCCTGCGCTCCAACATCCCGGCCATCAGCCAGTACATCTTCAGCCGGGTGGACAAGGAATTCGTGGCCCGCATCACCCAGGCGGGCACGGGCGTCATCGTCGGCGGCGAAAACTACGGCCAGGGATCGAGCCGCGAGCATGCGGCGCTTGGCCCGCGCCACCTGGGGGTCAAGGCGGTCATTGTCAAGTCCCTGGCCCGCATCCACCGGGCCAATCTGGTCAACTTCGGCATCCTGCCGCTCCTGCTCGTCAACCCCGGCGACTACGACGCGCTGGCCCAGGACGCGGGCCTGACCATCCCGGCCTCGGCAATCACGCCCGGCGGAACCGTGGACATCCGCCTCGCCAGCGGCGAATCCGTTGCCGTCACAAATGATTTGACCAAAAAGGAACTGGAGATTATCCAGTCAGGTGGCCTTCTCAATGCGGTTCGCAAGAACCAGGCATAG
- a CDS encoding CgeB family protein, translated as MQASPNTWPKFRRTTPRILLLTSQYFLTGELEAACRRLGVEHQVMDFGAREMDLDTFVSSMLAVLTAFKPDFVLTVNHLGVDREGVLAALLDRFDVPLASWFVDNPHLILGAYQNLHGMRTALFSWDADNIESLKAMGFRHVFHLPLAADPTRFTPGRSRPVEAWRAGISFVGNSMLGKTIKRLEAANPSPRLVQAGIMVARAFGESEERCSGRFLVRNYPELRTDYEALGTPERTQAFETFITWQATLLYRLDCVLRILDHAPLIVGDPGWKELLKGRDDWRYHAELSYYGDLPNFYPQSEINFNCTSQQMKGAVNQRVFDVPCCGAFLLTDYRRQMEELFEPGREIVFFNHPDEIPGLVDLYLNDPQKRQRVALAARKRVLAEHTYDHRMTRLMDIMHDTFA; from the coding sequence ATGCAAGCGTCCCCGAACACCTGGCCCAAGTTCCGCCGCACCACCCCGCGCATTCTGCTGCTCACCAGCCAGTACTTCCTGACCGGCGAGCTGGAGGCCGCGTGCCGTCGGCTGGGCGTGGAGCATCAGGTCATGGATTTCGGGGCCAGGGAGATGGACCTAGACACCTTTGTCTCCAGCATGCTCGCCGTGCTGACCGCCTTCAAACCCGACTTCGTGCTCACGGTCAACCACCTGGGCGTGGACCGCGAGGGCGTGCTGGCCGCCCTGCTCGACCGCTTCGACGTGCCCCTGGCCTCCTGGTTCGTGGACAACCCCCACCTCATCCTGGGCGCTTACCAGAACCTGCACGGCATGCGCACCGCCCTCTTTTCCTGGGACGCGGACAACATCGAGTCCTTGAAAGCCATGGGCTTCCGCCACGTCTTCCACCTGCCCCTGGCCGCAGACCCCACCCGGTTCACGCCGGGCCGGTCACGCCCTGTTGAGGCATGGCGGGCAGGCATCTCCTTTGTGGGCAACTCCATGCTGGGCAAGACCATCAAGCGGCTGGAAGCGGCCAACCCGTCGCCCAGGCTGGTCCAGGCCGGGATCATGGTGGCCCGTGCCTTCGGCGAATCCGAAGAGCGCTGCTCAGGCCGGTTCCTGGTCAGGAACTACCCGGAGCTGCGGACCGACTACGAGGCCCTTGGCACCCCGGAGCGCACCCAGGCCTTCGAGACCTTCATCACCTGGCAGGCCACGCTCCTCTACCGCCTCGACTGCGTGCTGCGCATCCTCGACCACGCCCCGCTCATCGTCGGCGACCCCGGCTGGAAAGAGCTGCTCAAGGGCCGCGACGACTGGCGATACCACGCCGAGCTCTCCTACTACGGCGATCTGCCGAACTTCTATCCGCAAAGCGAGATCAACTTCAACTGCACCAGCCAGCAGATGAAGGGCGCGGTCAACCAGCGCGTCTTTGACGTGCCGTGCTGCGGCGCGTTCCTGCTGACAGACTACCGCAGACAGATGGAGGAGCTGTTCGAGCCGGGCCGCGAGATCGTCTTCTTCAATCACCCGGACGAGATCCCCGGACTGGTGGACCTCTACCTGAACGATCCGCAAAAACGGCAGCGCGTGGCCCTGGCCGCCCGCAAGCGCGTGCTGGCCGAGCACACCTACGACCACCGCATGACCCGACTCATGGACATCATGCACGACACCTTCGCATGA
- a CDS encoding glycosyltransferase family 9 protein gives MSAKRPILILQMQRMGDLILSFPLMLWLARQFPGHPLFVAAEAMFYKPLMRFSPKATYFPWDSAHQLRQHAFELVINLSIREQAALLADELRSEARLGPTQARDGSRFVHGPWQLYRTSLVRNNRYNRFHWADLNALDIVPEQAMTATRFDPPRTLPPDSASVGLFLGASEPGKRPTARFWAALIHELLGRGLRPVLFGGPAEVGLGREVTTLAKAPVLNLCGTLALEEFGVVGQTLALFITPDTGPMHLAAWTGLKCLNLSMGHVNPWETGPYPPGHFVLRADMACASGCWQCTGDRLLCHDPFEPGRVAVLAARMVAGDPAAKLAGMNLPGLTLFETAREQGLCRLRRLDSAPPDEERLVSRFWQTFFGARLGGRDEARAATAWKDVTASAPKAATALLGHIPEMSRQFTHGVRTGSLLHESFWADSPPVVRPLTGYIQMALANGCHSRRAWAQALELVETLIANCR, from the coding sequence ATGAGCGCCAAACGCCCCATACTCATACTCCAGATGCAGCGCATGGGAGACCTGATCCTCTCCTTTCCGCTCATGCTCTGGCTCGCCCGGCAGTTTCCGGGCCACCCACTCTTCGTGGCCGCGGAGGCGATGTTCTACAAGCCGCTGATGCGCTTCTCGCCCAAGGCCACCTATTTTCCCTGGGACAGCGCCCACCAGCTCAGGCAGCACGCCTTTGAGCTGGTCATCAACCTGAGCATCCGGGAGCAGGCCGCCCTCCTGGCCGACGAACTGCGCAGCGAGGCCAGACTCGGACCGACCCAGGCCAGGGACGGCAGCCGGTTCGTCCACGGCCCCTGGCAGCTCTACCGGACCTCCCTGGTGCGCAACAACCGCTACAACCGCTTTCACTGGGCCGACCTCAACGCCCTGGACATCGTCCCGGAGCAGGCCATGACCGCCACCCGGTTCGATCCGCCGCGCACCCTGCCGCCCGATTCCGCCTCGGTGGGCCTGTTCCTGGGCGCGAGCGAGCCGGGCAAGCGGCCCACGGCCCGCTTCTGGGCCGCACTGATCCATGAGCTGCTGGGGCGCGGCCTGCGGCCCGTGCTCTTCGGCGGCCCGGCAGAGGTCGGGCTGGGCCGCGAGGTGACAACCCTGGCCAAGGCCCCGGTCCTCAACCTGTGCGGCACCCTGGCCCTGGAGGAATTCGGCGTGGTAGGCCAGACCCTGGCCCTGTTCATCACCCCGGACACCGGGCCCATGCATCTGGCCGCCTGGACCGGTCTCAAGTGCCTCAACCTGTCCATGGGCCACGTCAACCCGTGGGAGACAGGCCCCTATCCGCCCGGCCATTTCGTGCTCCGGGCCGACATGGCCTGCGCCAGCGGCTGCTGGCAATGCACAGGCGACAGGCTCCTGTGCCACGACCCCTTTGAGCCCGGTCGCGTGGCGGTGCTGGCCGCGCGCATGGTGGCCGGTGACCCGGCAGCCAAGCTCGCGGGCATGAATCTGCCCGGCCTGACCCTCTTTGAGACGGCCAGGGAACAAGGGCTGTGCCGCCTGCGCAGGCTCGACAGCGCGCCGCCCGACGAGGAGCGGCTCGTCTCGCGCTTCTGGCAGACGTTCTTCGGGGCTCGCCTTGGCGGGCGGGACGAGGCGCGCGCAGCCACAGCCTGGAAGGACGTGACCGCGTCCGCGCCCAAGGCGGCCACCGCCCTGCTCGGCCACATCCCTGAGATGAGCCGCCAGTTCACGCACGGAGTGCGCACCGGCTCGCTGTTGCACGAATCCTTCTGGGCCGACAGCCCGCCCGTGGTCAGACCCCTGACCGGCTATATCCAGATGGCCCTGGCCAACGGCTGCCACTCCCGGCGTGCCTGGGCACAGGCTCTGGAGCTGGTGGAGACGCTCATCGCCAACTGCCGCTGA
- the aprB gene encoding adenylyl-sulfate reductase subunit beta, with protein MPTFVNPEKCDGCKGGEKTACMYICPNDLMILDADAMKAYNQEPSACWECYSCVKICPQGAIEARPYADFAPMGGTSIPMRSAEDIMWTVKFRNGNVKRFKFPIRTTPEGSIKPFEGKPEPTDLENELLFTETALVAPKAAISEQAAVTEADLKKEWKAEDYANLV; from the coding sequence ATGCCGACCTTTGTTAACCCGGAAAAATGTGACGGCTGCAAGGGTGGCGAAAAGACCGCTTGCATGTACATTTGCCCTAACGATCTGATGATCCTGGATGCCGACGCGATGAAGGCATACAACCAGGAGCCGTCTGCGTGCTGGGAATGTTACTCCTGCGTGAAGATTTGCCCCCAGGGCGCTATTGAAGCCCGTCCGTACGCCGACTTCGCCCCCATGGGTGGTACCTCCATCCCGATGCGCTCCGCTGAAGACATCATGTGGACCGTCAAGTTCCGCAATGGCAACGTGAAGCGTTTCAAATTCCCCATCCGCACCACCCCTGAAGGTTCCATCAAGCCCTTTGAGGGCAAGCCCGAGCCGACCGACCTCGAAAACGAGCTGCTCTTCACCGAGACCGCGCTGGTCGCCCCCAAGGCCGCCATCAGCGAGCAGGCTGCCGTTACCGAGGCTGATCTGAAGAAAGAGTGGAAGGCGGAAGACTACGCGAACCTCGTGTAA